Proteins encoded by one window of Lathyrus oleraceus cultivar Zhongwan6 chromosome 1, CAAS_Psat_ZW6_1.0, whole genome shotgun sequence:
- the LOC127134470 gene encoding putative pentatricopeptide repeat-containing protein At1g03510: MASSSSSSFYSSNHQRLLSMTKLITSHVNQSRHKQALSIFHHMHTTLPISLDPHVFTLVLKSCTTLHLPLLATSIHSHLIKTSFLTSNHFLSSSLINFYGHCLSLNSARKLFDETPQPNVIVWNSIIALYSRSQHISSAIKLFNIMNVPPNESTFNPIIAALSLSNQNNASFQAVKFYRKMIELKLKPSLITLLALLRASVLTAALNLIKEIHGYGIRNDIDSDPQMSSGLIEAYGRCGCLMNSRLVFSGMRVCDKDVVVWSSLISACALHGEAREALEIFREMEVSGVKPDGIAFLGVLKACSHAGLDDEALGCFMRMHRDYGVEPNSEHYSCLVDVLSRAGRLYEAYEVIKGMPVKVTAKAWGALLGACRNYGELGLAEIAARALAEIEPDNAANYVLLAKIYASVGRQEEADRMIREMKEKGVKTAGGTSWVVYSES, translated from the coding sequence ATGGCATCCTCTTCTTCCTCCTCCTTCTATTCATCCAACCACCAACGCCTCCTCTCCATGACAAAACTCATAACATCCCACGTAAACCAATCCCGCCACAAACAAGCTCTATCAATCTTCCACCACATGCACACCACCTTACCCATCTCCCTCGACCCACACGTCTTCACCCTCGTCCTCAAATCCTGCACCACCCTCCACCTCCCTCTCCTCGCCACCTCCATCCACTCTCACCTCATCAAAACCTCGTTCCTCACCTCCAACCACTTCCTCTCCTCCTCCCTCATCAACTTCTACGGCCACTGTCTCTCCCTCAACTCCGCACGTAAACTGTTCGACGAAACTCCTCAACCAAATGTCATCGTTTGGAACTCCATTATCGCACTATACTCCCGTTCACAACATATTTCATCTGCTATTAAACTCTTTAACATCATGAATGTGCCTCCAAATGAATCCACTTTCAACCCAATTATCGCCGCCTTATCATTGTCGAATCAAAACAATGCTTCGTTTCAAGCCGTGAAGTTCTACCGAAAGATGATTGAGTTGAAACTGAAGCCGAGTTTGATCACACTTCTCGCTCTTCTTCGCGCGTCTGTTTTGACCGCGGCTTTGAACTTGATTAAAGAGATACATGGTTATGGGATAAGGAATGATATTGATTCGGATCCTCAAATGAGTAGTGGGTTGATTGAAGCTTACGGTAGATGCGGTTGTTTAATGAATTCGCGATTAGTTTTTTCGGGGATGAGGGTATGCGATAAAGACGTAGTTGTTTGGAGTAGTTTAATATCTGCTTGTGCATTGCATGGTGAAGCTAGGGAAGCATTGGAGATTTTTCGAGAAATGGAGGTTTCGGGTGTGAAGCCGGATGGGATTGCTTTTCTTGGTGTTTTGAAAGCTTGCAGTCATGCTGGGTTGGATGATGAGGCGTTGGGTTGTTTTATGAGGATGCATAGGGATTATGGCGTTGAGCCGAATAGCGAGCATTATTCTTGTTTGGTTGATGTTTTGAGTAGGGCAGGGAGATTGTATGAAGCTTATGAGGTTATTAAAGGGATGCCTGTGAAGGTGACTGCTAAGGCATGGGGTGCTCTACTCGGTGCTTGTAGGAATTATGGAGAGTTGGGGTTGGCTGAGATTGCCGCCAGAGCTTTGGCTGAGATTGAGCCGGATAATGCTGCGAATTATGTTCTGTTGGCTAAGATTTATGCTAGTGTTGGGAGACAGGAGGAGGCTGATAGAATGATAAGGGAAATGAAAGAGAAAGGAGTGAAGACTGCGGGTGGTACTAGTTGGGTTGTGTATTCCGAGTCTTGA